Genomic DNA from Gimesia aquarii:
GTTCCAACCCACTCGTCAAATATGGTGAGCCCCGGCATATTGTGAAAATGCTCAACACAGTTCCAATAAACTTCTTCATAAGGTAACAGAGATTCGATTTTGTAGGTGTGAAACATCTCACCAAACCGTACATTAAGAAGATCACCAATTTGTGAGGGAACATCGCAATCGGGGGTCCACCAACCCTGGATGCCTGACTTCGTGGTCAACGCAGCATAAACGTCGGCAGGTGATTTCGCGATTTTTGTTTCATATCGAAAACTATTCATCTAACAGTCCTCTCTTCGAAGAACGGCGACATCAATCCGACTCCACAAGACGGGACAGCCCTTCAATACAACCTGTCCAGCCCTTGGTATGTTCGCTGGCTGCTTCTGCATTCGGGAACCGCTCGTGTGTTAATACAAGTTCCGTTGCTTCGCCTTGTTCCAGAAATTCTACTGTTACGAGTGTCTTGCCGATGTCCGCTGTCGACATCTCCCACGACCAGGTGTAGACCAGTTTTTCCGGAGGGACAATCTCAACGAACTCACCATAACAGGTAAAGGGGCCTTCTTTGTCCGGGTCGCGCATTCCGAGTCGATATTTTCCACCAACACGCAGATCAACCTCAGCGATTTCGGTCGACCATGCGGGGTTGGCCCGCCACCAGTTTTTCAAATGTTCAATCTGTGTCCATGCATCAAATACCAGTTGCCGCGGCGCATTGATAGTACGCCGTATGGTCAGAGAATTCTCATCCGAATATTTTTCGATCATGTTTGTTTTTCCTGCTGATTTTGTTCGAGGTATTTCACGAGTTGATCGAGTTTCCCTTCCCAGAATCGCTGGTACTTCTCAACCCATTCGGCAGCTTCTTTGAGGGGTTCCGGCATCAGATGGCACCTGCGTGCACGGCCATCGCGTTCCTGCGTTAACAACCCCGCGCGTTCCAGAACTCTCAGATGCTTCGAGATCGCCGGTGCCGAAACCGAAAATGGTTCCGAAAGTTCTGCTACGGTCGAATCACCATCGGCCAGATGGGCAATAATCGCACGCCGCGTCGGGTCCGACAGGGCAAAAAATGTCTCGTCAAGTTGTTGGGACCTTGAATTAACCATATGGTTAAATTATAAGTCTGAGGAGATAGTTGTCAAGTCACACAAGTTCCTAATCGTATGCAAGCAAACACAATGGATATTGATCAAAGGATGGCAATTCTGAATTTCAAAAAAATTGCAAATAACCACTTGACATAAACAGACAGGTCTGTATAATTAAGGCATGAGTAAAACACAACGAACATCAAATGCTCGCAAACGAATCCTGGAAACAGCTGAAAAGTTGTTTTATTCAGAAGGAATTCGATGTGTGGGAATCGACAGAGTCATTGCCGAAGCGGGCGTGGCTAAGATGACATTGTATAACCATTTTCCTTCTAAGGATGATTTGATTCTGGAAGTGTTGAAATACCGTGAGGAACAGTTTGATCAGTTTCTCAAGGAAAATATGAATCGTCACATTGAAGAAGGGATGAAACCGCTCAACGCATTTTTTATTGTATTACGAAATTGGTTTGAAAACCCAAGTTATAGAGGTTGTTCGTTTATTAATGCGACAGCAGAACTGGCAGATGCGACACACGCCGCTTCTCAGTTTAGCACAGAACATAAACGTCAATTCCATGAGATGTTAAAGCAGATTATTATTGATTCGGAAGGGAAGAAGGCCGCTGCTGCGGCACCCGCAATTGCCATTCTGGTTGAAGGGGCGATTGTGACCGCCGTCAGCGAAGGAACTCCCGAGGCAGCAGACATTGCCCGCGATGCGGCCTTTGATTTGATTGCAAAAGCGAAGCGAAGATAGTTGTGTCTCTTTTTTTGATTGTGAATATACAGACCTGTCTGTATTTTTTTGTTTGATGTTGGGTGAGTTGCCCGACAAATATTTTGAACTGTGATTGATGCGAAGGAGACGAACGATGCAACGTTTAAATTCTGTTTCACCTGAAACTGCCACTGGTAAAGCCAAAACTTTGTTGGACGGCGTCAAAGCGAAATTGGGTATCACTCCCAATATCATGAAAACGATGGCCAATTCTCCCGCGGTTCTGGATGCTTATCTCAAATTCAGTGGTTCTCTTGGTGCAGGCGCACTCTCCGCGAAAAACCGAGAGCAAATTGCTTTGAATGTGGGTGAGTTCAATCAATGTGGATACTGTCTGGCCGCCCATTCTGCGATTGGAAAAAACCTAGGTCTCACAGCCGAGGAAATCCAGTCGAGTCGATCCGGATCCGATGCGGACGAAAAGACGAATGCTTTGATGAGATTCTCGCGGAAGATCGTTGAGAAACGCGGCTTTGTTTCAGATCAGGATCTTCAGGAGTTTCGTGACGCTGGTTTTGGTGATGCAGAAATCACCGAAGTGGTTGCCAATGTCGCATTGAATATCTTTACGAACTATTTCAATCACCTGGCTCAAACAGAAGTCGACTTCCCTGAAGTCGAAGCGTTGGCAGAAGAGTCTGTGGCTGCCTGTTCTACTGATGGCGGTAGCTGCTGCCACTAATTGATTCAGAAATTTAATACTTTTTAATAACAACACGTAAATTAAAGGGAGAAATAAAATGCGATCTTGGAAACAGACAGTCCTGACTCTGGTTGTGCTCGCTTTCGTGAGCACAACCGGATACAAAGTGCAGGCGGAAGCAGTTCATGACACGCAGGTTCTACACCGAACAGTCAAAGTCAATGACCTCGACATCTTCTATCGGGAAGCAGGTCCCAAGGATGCGCCAACCGTTTTATTGTTACATGGGTTTCCTACGTCATCGCATATGTTTCGCAACCTGATTCCCGCGTTAGCAGACAAGTATCATGTGGTTGCCCCGGACTATCCCGGTTATGGGCATAGTTCTGCGCCATCCGTTGATAAATTTGAATATACCTTCGACAATCTGGCGAATGTCGTCGAAACGTTCACAGAACAGCTGGAGCTAAAAAAGTACTCACTCTATCTGATGGACTACGGGGCGCCGGTTGGCTTTCGGTTGGCCGTCAAACATCCGGAACGGGTTGATTCACTGATCATTCAGAATGGAAACGCATACGATGAAGGTCTCGATAACAAATTCTGGGTTCCGATCAAAGAATACTGGAAGCATCGAACGACGGAACAGGGAGACAAATTGCGTGGATTCCTGACACTAGACGCCACCAAGTGGCAATACACACATGGCGTGCGAAACACGGAAACCATCAGTCCCGATACGTGGGGGCACGTGCAGCCTTTATTGGATCGACCTGGAAATCAGGAAATTCAATTAGCATTGTTCTACAGTTATGGCAGTAACCCGCCACTCTATCCGAAATGGCAGAAGTATTTACGTAAATACCAACCTCCTACCTTGATTGTCTGGGGAAAGAACGATCAAATCTTCCCCGATGCAGGGGCATACCCTTACAAACGCGACTTGAAAAACCTGGAATTTCATTTATTAGATACGGGACACTTCGCGCTGGAAGAAGATGGCGATAAGATCGCTCAAACAATGCGGAGTTTCCTGCACAGAAATGTGGCCACATCAAATTAAGTACCTGGCACTGGTCCTAGCGCCGGGTCTTGCGAAGTCATTTGCAAGGCCCGGTGATTTTTGATTTCCTTTCAGCATTTTTGGGGAAGCCGAGTGATGCACGAGTACCCGAGTGATATCGCCTTTACACCGGCCGTCAAAACCATTCAAACACAAAAAGGTTCACGCTCCACTTATTCAAAAGTAGAGCGCGGGCATGGCTGGCTCACAGAAGTGACTCCGATACTCGAAGAATTCATAGGAAGCCTGGACATGTTTTATCTGGGCACAACCAATGGAGCAGGACAACCTTATATTCAATACCGTGGGGGAAGCCGCGGCTTTCTCAAAGTAATCGACCAGAAGACATTGGGCTTCGCAGACTTTGGCGGTAATCGGCAATATATTACGCTGGGGAATCTGTCTGAAAATCCCAAAGCGTTTCTGTTTCTGATGGATTATGTCAACAGCCGCCGCATTAAACTCTGGGGAACGGCTAAAGTCGTTGAGGAAGATGAGGAATTAATCAATCGCTTACACGATCCGGAGTATCCAGCCAAACCTGAACGAGCAATTCTGTTTTCGATTGAAGCCTGGGACATGAACTGCCATCAACACATTCACAGACGGTTTTCCCGAGAAGATATCTTACCGGTCATTGAAAAGCTGAAGGCTGAGAACGAGTTACTCAAAGAAAAAGTGACCAGACTCCAAAGTGCCTTAGAGTCTGGCCGTTGAAGAAAGCAGTCACCCTTATAAACTGCTTTCTGATGATCAGAAATTATTGTCGCTTGCATTTCCGGAACCGGTGTTCGTGCCCACTCCGTTTAGTGGTGTACCGGATAAGACGTTATAGCCTTTTGCTGTGTTTTGGGTCGCCGTGTTGTTTGAGAAAGTGGCTGTGTTAGCACCACTGAAAATATTCACGAAGAAACCATCGGCCGAGTTGCTCTGGGCACTGTTATTTGTAATTGTTCCGCCGACAATTGGTGCAATGAAATCGTATCCATTGAAAGTATTACTGACTGATACGTTATTACTGAATGTGCCACCAAGGAAGACATCATCAAAATCAAAACCATCTTCCAGGTTTCCTGAGGCAAAGTTATTACTGATAGTACCGCCTGCGACATCATCGAAATCAAATCCATCATCTTTGTTATCAATCGCCGAATTATTGCTGATGATCGTTCCCGTGCCGACGGTATCCCCAAATTTGATTCCGTTCGTTACATTTTCACTCGCGACGTTTCCTGTGAATGTCATGTTTGATACGTTATCAGCAAAATAGAACCCATTGAACCTGTTGTTACTTGCTGTGTTTCCAGAGAATGTGCCCCCCGTAATGTCTTGATCGAAGTAAAATCCGTCATCGTTCTTATCTGCAATGTTACTAGAGAACGTTCCACCAGAGATCGCACCGAAGAAAGCAAAACCTGCGAAATCATTGTCAATTGCTTGATTACCGCTGATAGTCCCTCCGGTCATCTGAAAAAAGTTGAATCCGAAGTTGTGATTATTATTGGCTATGTTATTTGAGAAAACTCCGTTAGACATGGTACCAAAGAAAAAGAATCCATCTTCGCCATTATCTCGTGAGGTATTATTTGAAATGGTTCCTCCGCTGATATTAGTAAAAGTAAATCCATCATAGGTATTGTTGTGGGCCGTATTATGGGCGATGGTTCCCCCGCTGATCTCATTGGAACTGTAGAAGCCGTAATCGTTGTTTCTAAACGTATTCCCTGTGATACTGCCGCCGACAAAGTTTTCTATTTCAAGACCATCGTTGTCTGTCGTCGTCCCATTTGTGCTGAATGTATTGTCAATGATCGTTCCGTTGATCGTACCGTCTAAATGCGCTCCGTCTTCCAAAGCGCCACTAATCGTGTTGCAAGCCATTGTAAAGCCGCTGATGTTGTTCCCGTAAATTCCATTCTGGCCGCCAGTAATATTCATACCCACGATGCTAGAGTTATCGGCCATGGTAAATACATCAATCGTATTGACCGTTCCATTGACCGTCGGTCGAGAACCATAATTGAAGCTGGCAACGGCACCTGAATTACAACCGACGACGTTTACGCTCTTTCCACCAGCTAGTGCGAGCTGACCATTGTTAAAGACAAACCCAGTGCTGGTGTCAATCGTACCGGCACTACCATCGAAGAGGACCACGCTGTTGGTTCCTGCACCGTTAAAGACCGCTTCGGCACCGACAGTATTGGCATCGATAACAGTAATGTTATTTAACACCTGACCGGTCTGTTGAAGCTTGGCCTGTTCCACAGGTCCCCGTGCCTGATTCAATACGATATCGATATCACGTACAATCGGGTTGACCATACGGCGTTGGAACCGAGTCAGTTTTTGACTGTCCCCATTTCCCGGTAGAGGCACACGAATTGTCAACATGCCGGTGCCTTGCGAACCGCGCAACTCATCGTATTGATATTGACCCGCCAGGACCACACGCGATCCATTCCCTAGAAACGGTAAATCAAACATCCGAAATTCGACACGCGTCCGCGGTCCCGCCATTTCCTTAAAGCCGGGGGCGGAGTTATCAAAGTAATACCCGCCGACATACCCGCGCAGTTCAGCATCCACATTCATCTCATCAAAGGTTTTCAAGAGACGACCCACTTCAAAATCGGTTCCCCAGTACGCGCGTTCTTCGCCGCCCTGCACAACAATGTTATTTCCACTCAAGTATGCGGTAGACAGCGAATCAACCCGCTTTTGTTTTAGTGTAGGGACATAACCGTTGGCCCGGAAATCCCACTCAATACTCAGCAGTTCCACACCAAAACTTCCCTGACGAAAGATATTGCCATACTCACTACGGCGGACATCGAAGAAGCCATACGCGCCAGCAATCCACTGGTCATTCATCATTTGACGATAGCCGAGTCCGAAATTTCCCTCTGCTGAGGAGTCATCGAAGATATTGCCCCGCAAATCGGCAAAGAACAGACTTTCTTCATCTTGTGACAATGGAATAAACAATAACCCCTGTCCGGTATCGTTGACTCCACCTGCCATTCCCGAAAAGTCGAAGTAGGCACGATACAGGTAATCATCCTCTTCCAGCCAGGTGGGATCCTGGCCAGAAGTCTCGGATGGGACTAGAAGGAGTAACACGAGGGACGTAAAGAGGCTCAAAACAAATTGAAAGTGAGGAAATCGCGCAAGCATGAAAATCTCGTTGGTTTCTACAATTGTTTTAAATACAATCGATGTGTTTTACATGCAGGCCCTCAAGAGCTACTTCGACAGTATGGAGGGATTTGCTTCATTTTCTCTGGAGGTATAGTATTCACGAATAAGAACAAAGTGACCGACGTGACGATTAGTTAAAATACGAAACTTAAGATAAATGAAGTCGACGTTTCACTTAGAGGAACATTTTATGACCACTAAACCACAGTTGCGACTTAGTGAGATCGAACAGAAAGTCTTAGATGTCGCGTCGGAACAGTTAGGTTTTCCGCGCGATGAGATTTCTCTCAGTGATAGACTGATTGAAGATCTTGGTTGTGATAGCTTGGATCTAATTGAGTTAATAATGGAGTTGGAAGAGGCGCTTGATACTGTGCTGCCCTCCGAATCTTCTGATCCTGTGTATAAGTCGATTTTCACTCGACAGCCCTTTCGGCTGAGTGACTTGGCAGAACTGGCTTACCTCAATCAGGGAACGGGGACACCTGGTCGAAGTCATCATTTTCGTCAACCAAAAACTGAAAAGGCACCGGCAGAATTGTTCTCATTTACCCAGTTAGATGGACGCTGGGAAAGAAGCGGTTCGACTAAATCGAACTTATTTGAATCTGTTGAGACGAAAAATTCATACCCTCAGTTTCGCAGACGCTCTGACGGTATGCTGTGCATTCAGGTTCCCACTGCTGAAGTCGAAATTGGGAGCGATCGTCCCGATGCAATTGCGGATGAAAAACCAAAGCACATCGTCAAACTGGACACTTTCCTGATTGACGCTGAACCTGTTTCGACCACCGCCTATTGCCGGTTTTTGAATTCGATTGGTGAAGTCCCTGATTCCTATTTGACAGACTGGTTTGTGCTCGACCTCGATGATGATCGAGACATTCACATGTTAATCAGAAAGGAAGGATCAGAATGGCAGCCACTACCTGGCTGTGAAAAATGGCCCATGATTCTGGTTTCCTGGTATGGAGCGAATGCCTATTCACTCTGGGCGAATGATAAGCTTTGGCTGCGCTATCAGGATGAATCTCACACAGACGCGGGCGGTTATCTGCCCACTGAAGCACAATGGGAATACGCGGCCAGAGGACAATATTCGCAGCCTTATCCGTGGGGATCTGAATCACCATCACAGGATAGAATGCGATTTGGCTTTCATCGAAAGTCTGTCAGTTATGATGTCAGCGAACTCCCATTGGCTGATGTCAATGCCAGGTTAGGGATGTCGCTCTTTGGTCTGCATCATATGGCGGGGAATGTCTGGCAGTGGTGCCGAGA
This window encodes:
- a CDS encoding SRPBCC family protein → MNSFRYETKIAKSPADVYAALTTKSGIQGWWTPDCDVPSQIGDLLNVRFGEMFHTYKIESLLPYEEVYWNCVEHFHNMPGLTIFDEWVGTRLSFKLSAVENGTQLLFEHEGLTEQLECYPHCSERWPFFLGVSLKEYVEIGTGRPYIDQEPAEFDT
- a CDS encoding SRPBCC family protein, with translation MIEKYSDENSLTIRRTINAPRQLVFDAWTQIEHLKNWWRANPAWSTEIAEVDLRVGGKYRLGMRDPDKEGPFTCYGEFVEIVPPEKLVYTWSWEMSTADIGKTLVTVEFLEQGEATELVLTHERFPNAEAASEHTKGWTGCIEGLSRLVESD
- a CDS encoding ArsR/SmtB family transcription factor codes for the protein MVNSRSQQLDETFFALSDPTRRAIIAHLADGDSTVAELSEPFSVSAPAISKHLRVLERAGLLTQERDGRARRCHLMPEPLKEAAEWVEKYQRFWEGKLDQLVKYLEQNQQEKQT
- a CDS encoding TetR/AcrR family transcriptional regulator; amino-acid sequence: MSKTQRTSNARKRILETAEKLFYSEGIRCVGIDRVIAEAGVAKMTLYNHFPSKDDLILEVLKYREEQFDQFLKENMNRHIEEGMKPLNAFFIVLRNWFENPSYRGCSFINATAELADATHAASQFSTEHKRQFHEMLKQIIIDSEGKKAAAAAPAIAILVEGAIVTAVSEGTPEAADIARDAAFDLIAKAKRR
- a CDS encoding carboxymuconolactone decarboxylase family protein, coding for MQRLNSVSPETATGKAKTLLDGVKAKLGITPNIMKTMANSPAVLDAYLKFSGSLGAGALSAKNREQIALNVGEFNQCGYCLAAHSAIGKNLGLTAEEIQSSRSGSDADEKTNALMRFSRKIVEKRGFVSDQDLQEFRDAGFGDAEITEVVANVALNIFTNYFNHLAQTEVDFPEVEALAEESVAACSTDGGSCCH
- a CDS encoding alpha/beta fold hydrolase, which translates into the protein MRSWKQTVLTLVVLAFVSTTGYKVQAEAVHDTQVLHRTVKVNDLDIFYREAGPKDAPTVLLLHGFPTSSHMFRNLIPALADKYHVVAPDYPGYGHSSAPSVDKFEYTFDNLANVVETFTEQLELKKYSLYLMDYGAPVGFRLAVKHPERVDSLIIQNGNAYDEGLDNKFWVPIKEYWKHRTTEQGDKLRGFLTLDATKWQYTHGVRNTETISPDTWGHVQPLLDRPGNQEIQLALFYSYGSNPPLYPKWQKYLRKYQPPTLIVWGKNDQIFPDAGAYPYKRDLKNLEFHLLDTGHFALEEDGDKIAQTMRSFLHRNVATSN
- a CDS encoding pyridoxamine 5'-phosphate oxidase family protein, producing MHEYPSDIAFTPAVKTIQTQKGSRSTYSKVERGHGWLTEVTPILEEFIGSLDMFYLGTTNGAGQPYIQYRGGSRGFLKVIDQKTLGFADFGGNRQYITLGNLSENPKAFLFLMDYVNSRRIKLWGTAKVVEEDEELINRLHDPEYPAKPERAILFSIEAWDMNCHQHIHRRFSREDILPVIEKLKAENELLKEKVTRLQSALESGR
- a CDS encoding right-handed parallel beta-helix repeat-containing protein translates to MLARFPHFQFVLSLFTSLVLLLLVPSETSGQDPTWLEEDDYLYRAYFDFSGMAGGVNDTGQGLLFIPLSQDEESLFFADLRGNIFDDSSAEGNFGLGYRQMMNDQWIAGAYGFFDVRRSEYGNIFRQGSFGVELLSIEWDFRANGYVPTLKQKRVDSLSTAYLSGNNIVVQGGEERAYWGTDFEVGRLLKTFDEMNVDAELRGYVGGYYFDNSAPGFKEMAGPRTRVEFRMFDLPFLGNGSRVVLAGQYQYDELRGSQGTGMLTIRVPLPGNGDSQKLTRFQRRMVNPIVRDIDIVLNQARGPVEQAKLQQTGQVLNNITVIDANTVGAEAVFNGAGTNSVVLFDGSAGTIDTSTGFVFNNGQLALAGGKSVNVVGCNSGAVASFNYGSRPTVNGTVNTIDVFTMADNSSIVGMNITGGQNGIYGNNISGFTMACNTISGALEDGAHLDGTINGTIIDNTFSTNGTTTDNDGLEIENFVGGSITGNTFRNNDYGFYSSNEISGGTIAHNTAHNNTYDGFTFTNISGGTISNNTSRDNGEDGFFFFGTMSNGVFSNNIANNNHNFGFNFFQMTGGTISGNQAIDNDFAGFAFFGAISGGTFSSNIADKNDDGFYFDQDITGGTFSGNTASNNRFNGFYFADNVSNMTFTGNVASENVTNGIKFGDTVGTGTIISNNSAIDNKDDGFDFDDVAGGTISNNFASGNLEDGFDFDDVFLGGTFSNNVSVSNTFNGYDFIAPIVGGTITNNSAQSNSADGFFVNIFSGANTATFSNNTATQNTAKGYNVLSGTPLNGVGTNTGSGNASDNNF
- a CDS encoding SUMF1/EgtB/PvdO family nonheme iron enzyme; this translates as MTTKPQLRLSEIEQKVLDVASEQLGFPRDEISLSDRLIEDLGCDSLDLIELIMELEEALDTVLPSESSDPVYKSIFTRQPFRLSDLAELAYLNQGTGTPGRSHHFRQPKTEKAPAELFSFTQLDGRWERSGSTKSNLFESVETKNSYPQFRRRSDGMLCIQVPTAEVEIGSDRPDAIADEKPKHIVKLDTFLIDAEPVSTTAYCRFLNSIGEVPDSYLTDWFVLDLDDDRDIHMLIRKEGSEWQPLPGCEKWPMILVSWYGANAYSLWANDKLWLRYQDESHTDAGGYLPTEAQWEYAARGQYSQPYPWGSESPSQDRMRFGFHRKSVSYDVSELPLADVNARLGMSLFGLHHMAGNVWQWCRDWYDAEFYQSPEAIEHNPLNQTNTRVRSERGGSWVGPSQLCHSSYRRGRTPLARGRCLGFRCISSVEDIA